In Flavobacterium cerinum, one genomic interval encodes:
- a CDS encoding PAS domain-containing sensor histidine kinase, whose product MFKDFKITQLSLQVRIFFSMIVLTLIASVLIATVSIYQFRKEARIYHQDRLERKEDAITQHINYILSTTTYPLTTENLPLIFKDKIQELANIHALEINIHDLKGNLLISSKGNFSIDSLARPISPIILKIIQSSTSKRFVDLRQIDGQRYRSSYSYLKDTKFKPLGILNLPYREETSFYENEVKNFLIRFGQVYFFMLLTSIMLAYFLSSYITKSLQTISERIYDTRFNKKNEKIPIEASSSKEIISLITAYNGMVDKLEESAEKLAQSEREQAWREMAKQVAHEIKNPLTPMRLTVQSFQRKFDPNDPNVNQKVDDYSKTLIQQIDTMSSVASAFSNFATMPAQQNETLDVVKVVQLALDIFNEYYIYFEAEQQEIITKIDRTQLIRIITNLVKNAIQAIPDTEPAPKIEVKVYKENNNAKIIVKDNGIGISMEHKNRIFEPKFTTKTSGMGLGLGIIKNIVENYNGTITFQSENGKGTEFLVTLPIINT is encoded by the coding sequence ATGTTCAAAGATTTCAAAATAACGCAGTTATCATTACAGGTCAGGATCTTTTTCTCGATGATCGTCCTGACATTAATTGCGTCGGTTTTGATTGCAACCGTGTCAATTTACCAGTTTCGAAAGGAAGCTCGTATTTATCATCAGGATCGTCTGGAGCGAAAAGAAGATGCGATTACCCAACACATCAATTATATCCTTTCTACAACTACTTATCCCTTAACGACGGAAAATCTGCCGTTGATTTTTAAAGATAAAATCCAGGAATTGGCAAATATCCATGCACTGGAAATTAATATTCACGATCTGAAAGGAAACCTGTTGATTTCTTCGAAAGGAAACTTTTCGATCGACAGTCTGGCTCGCCCTATCTCACCGATTATTCTAAAAATTATACAATCCTCTACCAGTAAGCGTTTTGTTGATTTACGCCAAATAGACGGTCAGCGATACCGATCTTCTTATAGTTATTTGAAAGATACAAAGTTCAAGCCGTTAGGAATTCTGAATTTACCGTATCGGGAAGAAACCAGTTTTTATGAGAATGAAGTCAAAAACTTCCTGATTCGTTTTGGTCAGGTGTATTTTTTCATGTTGTTGACTTCGATTATGTTGGCCTATTTCCTGTCGAGTTATATTACAAAATCGTTGCAAACAATCAGTGAAAGGATTTACGATACCCGATTCAATAAGAAAAACGAAAAAATACCGATTGAAGCATCCAGTAGTAAGGAGATTATTTCCTTGATTACGGCTTATAATGGAATGGTGGATAAACTGGAAGAAAGTGCTGAAAAACTGGCGCAAAGCGAAAGGGAACAAGCCTGGAGAGAAATGGCCAAGCAAGTAGCGCACGAGATCAAAAATCCGCTGACACCAATGCGACTTACGGTACAGAGTTTTCAACGTAAGTTCGATCCGAATGATCCGAATGTCAACCAAAAAGTAGATGATTATTCCAAAACGTTGATTCAGCAAATCGATACGATGAGTTCTGTAGCCTCGGCTTTTTCCAATTTTGCAACGATGCCGGCGCAACAAAATGAAACACTCGATGTGGTAAAAGTGGTACAACTGGCACTGGATATTTTTAATGAATATTATATCTATTTTGAAGCGGAACAGCAAGAGATCATTACCAAAATTGATCGGACGCAATTAATACGCATCATTACCAATCTGGTTAAAAATGCCATTCAGGCCATTCCGGATACCGAACCGGCGCCAAAAATTGAAGTAAAAGTTTACAAAGAGAATAACAATGCCAAAATTATTGTTAAAGACAATGGGATTGGTATTAGTATGGAGCATAAAAATCGTATTTTCGAACCAAAATTCACGACAAAAACCAGTGGAATGGGATTAGGTTTGGGAATTATTAAGAATATTGTAGAAAATTATAACGGAACCATTACATTTCAAAGTGAGAATGGAAAGGGAACCGAATTTTTGGTAACACTACCGATCATCAACACATAA
- a CDS encoding enoyl-CoA hydratase/isomerase family protein: MNYENILIEKENGVAVITINRPTKLNALNKATIEELHKAFKAENEDRSTKVIIITGSGEKAFVAGADISEFANFSVKEGGRLAAQGQEMLFDFVQNMETPVIAAINGFALGGGLELAMSAHFRVASDNAKMGLPEVSLGVIPGYGGTQRLPQLVGKGRAMEMIMTAGMIDAATALNYGLVNHVVPQAELMDLAKNIAGKITKNSSVAIGKAIQAVNASFEEGVNGYHTEIRAFGECFGTEDFKEGTTAFLEKRKAEFPGK; this comes from the coding sequence ATGAACTACGAAAACATTTTAATTGAAAAAGAAAATGGCGTAGCGGTTATCACAATTAACCGTCCAACCAAACTGAATGCGCTTAACAAGGCAACAATAGAAGAATTACATAAAGCTTTTAAAGCAGAGAATGAAGACCGATCGACGAAAGTAATTATTATAACCGGTAGCGGAGAGAAAGCTTTTGTAGCCGGAGCAGATATTTCAGAGTTTGCTAACTTTTCAGTTAAAGAGGGAGGACGTCTGGCTGCTCAGGGGCAAGAAATGCTTTTTGATTTTGTTCAGAATATGGAAACACCGGTGATCGCTGCAATTAATGGATTTGCTTTGGGAGGCGGATTGGAACTGGCCATGTCGGCTCATTTCCGTGTTGCTTCGGATAATGCTAAAATGGGACTTCCGGAAGTATCATTAGGGGTTATCCCGGGATATGGCGGAACACAACGTTTACCGCAATTAGTTGGAAAAGGTCGTGCAATGGAAATGATTATGACGGCCGGAATGATCGATGCAGCAACAGCATTAAATTACGGATTGGTGAATCATGTAGTACCACAGGCTGAATTGATGGATCTGGCTAAAAATATTGCCGGAAAAATTACTAAAAATTCAAGTGTAGCTATCGGAAAAGCCATTCAGGCGGTAAACGCCAGCTTCGAAGAAGGGGTTAACGGTTATCATACCGAAATTCGTGCTTTCGGAGAATGTTTCGGAACTGAAGATTTTAAAGAAGGAACAACCGCTTTCTTAGAAAAAAGAAAAGCCGAATTTCCGGGGAAATAG
- a CDS encoding CopD family protein — protein MEEYYNYIKSLHLIFVITWFAGLFYIVRLFVYHAEAKDKPSPEKEILIKQYQLMTYRLWYIITWPSAILASIFAYWMLFFTTLGNAWLKMPWMHVKLAFVFLLYLYHLKCHQIFRQLQRNEVRHTSAFFRIWNEGATLILFAVVFLVILKDALNWIYGVIGIFVFSILLMLGYKLYKRIRERNQS, from the coding sequence ATGGAAGAATATTATAATTATATAAAATCCCTGCATCTGATCTTTGTGATCACCTGGTTTGCAGGGCTTTTTTATATCGTTCGGTTGTTTGTTTATCACGCTGAAGCAAAAGATAAACCTTCGCCGGAAAAAGAAATATTGATTAAGCAATATCAACTCATGACCTATCGGTTATGGTATATCATTACCTGGCCATCGGCGATACTAGCCAGTATTTTTGCCTATTGGATGTTGTTTTTTACCACATTGGGTAATGCCTGGTTGAAAATGCCCTGGATGCATGTTAAGCTTGCTTTTGTTTTTTTGTTATACCTGTATCATCTGAAATGCCATCAGATATTCCGACAATTACAGCGGAACGAGGTGCGCCATACTTCAGCGTTTTTCCGAATCTGGAACGAAGGAGCAACTCTTATTCTGTTTGCAGTGGTATTTTTGGTAATATTAAAAGATGCGCTAAATTGGATTTATGGCGTAATCGGAATTTTTGTATTTTCGATTCTGCTTATGTTGGGCTATAAATTATATAAGCGAATCCGGGAAAGAAACCAGTCATAA